A window of the Labrus mixtus chromosome 8, fLabMix1.1, whole genome shotgun sequence genome harbors these coding sequences:
- the agap3 gene encoding uncharacterized protein agap3 isoform X5 codes for MLFLSSGTVDATPRSTAVCEQQQGNTVYHISVILNETLGHGPVSGPGIGRVAHTLVENCQPQEKMISVVPLEKSPRLRKAQRALNRWPSLSSTGRAARQRQEVVLEENEEEVEEVEGKMKTDRFLNHLSKNPGNSSQQDTDVAEIVPQTNIQEQHTQSSTFLSLNAYTKGNFSREDGTVAGHSSLPRAVLRKPRPERAPRGRKTVSMYGDSIKQQKDSQPEQERRLRRPRSVCMLAGPGSVLSDTHTQHPFNRDGVSENQQLRSRRAELRAVDGLNAVVAQRPLVPAEVIPRIRKRNTTPRPVSMTVLELRKRGSDDEIDSQKSCTHTGYDGGGFLKGGFRWRLFGKSPQDKSKDCEQDAKSTPKSSKSDSPRTTLSSLRRSLSMRIRRTRSREKFTLASETEEKDCSRTKSTAEETTLETTRPFSYLTGRTLPTSSEQIEDGGIQFIEYHSRGKVKVMEVPLCPTKLSTKPVQEEPSIWQLITNRFRRKEQPLIGSESEQPQSNNTSQSPLARNNKSLPVAIETHPGIDSHKGQDSFVNSQEWTLSRSVPELKVGIVGNLSSGKSALVHRYLTGTYVQEESPEGGRFKKEIVVDGQSYLLLIRDEGGPPEWQFAAWVDAVVFVFSLEDEISFQTVYNYFVRLSNYRNTAEVPMVLVGTQDAISAANPRVIDDSRARKLSNDLKRCTYYETCSTYGLNVERVFQDVAQKVVAMRKKQQLSIGPCKSLPNSPSHSSVPAASIPSVHINQAANGGGAFSDYSSSVPSTPSISQREMRIETIAASNTPTPIRKQSKRRSNIFTILSLQ; via the exons ATGCTATTCCTTAGCAGTGGGACCGTGGATGCGACCCCAAGAAGCACAGCTGTTTGTGAACAGCAGCAGGGAAACACTGTTTACCACATCTCTGTAATCTTGAATGAAACACTTGGACATGGACCGGTGTCAGGGCCGGGAATCGGACGGGTCGCCCACACCCTTGTGGAGAATTGCCAGCCGCAAGAGAAGATGATTAGTGTTGTGCCACTGGAGAAGAGCCCCAGGCTGCGCAAGGCACAGCGGGCGCTCAACAGGTGGCCCTCCCTGAGCAGCACAGGTAGAGCTGCGAGGCAAAGACAGGAGGTGGTTCTagaggagaatgaggaggaggtggaggaggtggagggaaaaatgaagacagacaggTTTTTGAATCACCTCTCTAAGAACCCAGGTAACTCCTCACAGCAAGACACAGACGTGGCAGAGATAGTCCCTCAGACAAACATCCAGGAGCAACACACTCAAAGCTCGACGTTTCTTTCTCTCAATGCCTATACTAAAGGCAATTTCTCCAGGGAGGATGGCACTGTTGCAGGACATAGTTCTCTGCCCCGGGCCGTGTTGCGAAAGCCACGTCCCGAACGAGCCCCGCGGGGTAGGAAGACGGTGAGCATGTATGGAGACTCAATCAAGCAGCAAAAAGATTCTCAGCCTGAACAAGAAAGACGGCTGCGGAGGCCCAGGAGTGTTTGCATGCTGGCAGGCCCAGGCTCAGTCCTGTCAGATACCCACACCCAGCACCCCTTCAATAGGGATGGCGTTTCAGAAAACCAGCAGTTGCGGAGCAGGAGGGCTGAGTTGAGGGCTGTGGATGGCCTCAATGCTGTTGTGGCTCAGCGGCCTTTGGTGCCTGCAGAGGTGATCCCAAGGATTCGTAAGAGGAACACAACACCCAGGCCTGTCAGTATGACAGTGCTGGAGCTTAGAAAGAGGGGCTCTGACGATGAAATAGACAGCCAGAAGAGCTGCACACATACTGGCTATGATGGAGGAGGCTTTCTCAAAGGGGGCTTCCGATGGAGGCTTTTTGGAAAATCACCTCAAGATAAGAGCAAGGACTGCGAACAAGACGCTAAATCTACCCCTAAATCAAGCAAATCTGATTCTCCAAGAACTACACTGAGTTCGTTAAGACGGAGCCTCAGTATGCGCATCAGGAGAACTCGGTCCCGGGAAAAATTTACTTTAGCGTCTGAAACGGAGGAAAAGGATTGCTCTCGGACTAAAAGTACAGCTGAGGAAACAACACTGGAGACAACCCGACCTTTCTCTTATCTCACAGGAAGAACGCTTCCAACTTCTAGTGAGCAGATTGAGGATGGGGGCATACAGTTCATTGAGTACCACAGCAGGGGGAAGGTCAAGGTAATGGAGGTACCCCTCTGTCCAACAAAACTGTCTACCAAACCTGTTCAGGAAGAACCAAGCATATGGCAACTTATAACAAACCGTTTCAGGAGGAAAGAGCAGCCACTCATTGGCTCTGAATCCGAGCAGCCCCAGAGCAACAACACCAGCCAGTCTCCCCTAGCCAGGAATAATAAGTCACTGCCAGTCGCTATAGAGACTCACCCAGGCATTGACTCCCACAAAGGTCAAG attcTTTTGTCAACAGCCAGGAATGGACATTGAGTCGGTCAGTGCCAGAGCTGAAAGTG GGCATTGTGGGAAATCTCTCCAGTGGGAAGTCTGCCTTGGTCCACCGGTACTTGACAGGCACATATGTGCAGGAGGAGTCTCCTGAAG GTGGACGGTTCAAGAAAGAAATAGTGGTGGATGGACAGAGCTACCTACTTCTGATCAGAGATGAGGGAGGGCCTCCAGAATGGCAG TTCGCTGCCTGGGTGGACGCGGTGGTTTTCGTCTTCAGCCTGGAGGATGAGATCAGCTTCCAGACGGTCTACAATTACTTCGTGCGCCTATCCAACTACAGGAACACAGCTGAGGTCCCCATGGTCCTCGTTGGAACACAAG ATGCAATCAGCGCCGCAAACCCCAGAGTGATAGACGACTCACGGGCCAGAAAGCTGTCAAACGACCTGAAGCGGTGCACATATTATGAGACCTGCTCCACCTATGGCCTGAATGTGGAGAGAGTCTTCCAGGACG ttgcCCAGAAGGTTGTGGCCATGAGGAAAAAGCAGCAGCTCTCAATTGGTCCATGCAAATCTCTCCCTAACTCTCCCAGCCACTCCTCAGTCCCCGCTGCATCTATACCCTCCGTTCATATTAACCAG GCGGCAAATGGTGGGGGTGCGTTCAGCGACTACTCCTCCTCTGTTCCCTCCACCCCCAGCATAAGTCAGAGGGAGATGCGCATTGAGACCATCGCTGCCTCGAACACGCCCACGCCCATCCGCAAACAGTCAAAGCGCCGCTCCAACATTTTCACA ATCCTTTCTTTGCAGTGA
- the agap3 gene encoding uncharacterized protein agap3 isoform X4 — MLFLSSGTVDATPRSTAVCEQQQGNTVYHISVILNETLGHGPVSGPGIGRVAHTLVENCQPQEKMISVVPLEKSPRLRKAQRALNRWPSLSSTGRAARQRQEVVLEENEEEVEEVEGKMKTDRFLNHLSKNPGNSSQQDTDVAEIVPQTNIQEQHTQSSTFLSLNAYTKGNFSREDGTVAGHSSLPRAVLRKPRPERAPRGRKTVSMYGDSIKQQKDSQPEQERRLRRPRSVCMLAGPGSVLSDTHTQHPFNRDGVSENQQLRSRRAELRAVDGLNAVVAQRPLVPAEVIPRIRKRNTTPRPVSMTVLELRKRGSDDEIDSQKSCTHTGYDGGGFLKGGFRWRLFGKSPQDKSKDCEQDAKSTPKSSKSDSPRTTLSSLRRSLSMRIRRTRSREKFTLASETEEKDCSRTKSTAEETTLETTRPFSYLTGRTLPTSSEQIEDGGIQFIEYHSRGKVKVMEVPLCPTKLSTKPVQEEPSIWQLITNRFRRKEQPLIGSESEQPQSNNTSQSPLARNNKSLPVAIETHPGIDSHKGQDSFVNSQEWTLSRSVPELKVGIVGNLSSGKSALVHRYLTGTYVQEESPEGGRFKKEIVVDGQSYLLLIRDEGGPPEWQFAAWVDAVVFVFSLEDEISFQTVYNYFVRLSNYRNTAEVPMVLVGTQDAISAANPRVIDDSRARKLSNDLKRCTYYETCSTYGLNVERVFQDVAQKVVAMRKKQQLSIGPCKSLPNSPSHSSVPAASIPSVHINQAANGGGAFSDYSSSVPSTPSISQREMRIETIAASNTPTPIRKQSKRRSNIFTVVTNHVHQRNEPLPVRVMEMPKHATYPVWVPEWQAEREFQLMTF, encoded by the exons ATGCTATTCCTTAGCAGTGGGACCGTGGATGCGACCCCAAGAAGCACAGCTGTTTGTGAACAGCAGCAGGGAAACACTGTTTACCACATCTCTGTAATCTTGAATGAAACACTTGGACATGGACCGGTGTCAGGGCCGGGAATCGGACGGGTCGCCCACACCCTTGTGGAGAATTGCCAGCCGCAAGAGAAGATGATTAGTGTTGTGCCACTGGAGAAGAGCCCCAGGCTGCGCAAGGCACAGCGGGCGCTCAACAGGTGGCCCTCCCTGAGCAGCACAGGTAGAGCTGCGAGGCAAAGACAGGAGGTGGTTCTagaggagaatgaggaggaggtggaggaggtggagggaaaaatgaagacagacaggTTTTTGAATCACCTCTCTAAGAACCCAGGTAACTCCTCACAGCAAGACACAGACGTGGCAGAGATAGTCCCTCAGACAAACATCCAGGAGCAACACACTCAAAGCTCGACGTTTCTTTCTCTCAATGCCTATACTAAAGGCAATTTCTCCAGGGAGGATGGCACTGTTGCAGGACATAGTTCTCTGCCCCGGGCCGTGTTGCGAAAGCCACGTCCCGAACGAGCCCCGCGGGGTAGGAAGACGGTGAGCATGTATGGAGACTCAATCAAGCAGCAAAAAGATTCTCAGCCTGAACAAGAAAGACGGCTGCGGAGGCCCAGGAGTGTTTGCATGCTGGCAGGCCCAGGCTCAGTCCTGTCAGATACCCACACCCAGCACCCCTTCAATAGGGATGGCGTTTCAGAAAACCAGCAGTTGCGGAGCAGGAGGGCTGAGTTGAGGGCTGTGGATGGCCTCAATGCTGTTGTGGCTCAGCGGCCTTTGGTGCCTGCAGAGGTGATCCCAAGGATTCGTAAGAGGAACACAACACCCAGGCCTGTCAGTATGACAGTGCTGGAGCTTAGAAAGAGGGGCTCTGACGATGAAATAGACAGCCAGAAGAGCTGCACACATACTGGCTATGATGGAGGAGGCTTTCTCAAAGGGGGCTTCCGATGGAGGCTTTTTGGAAAATCACCTCAAGATAAGAGCAAGGACTGCGAACAAGACGCTAAATCTACCCCTAAATCAAGCAAATCTGATTCTCCAAGAACTACACTGAGTTCGTTAAGACGGAGCCTCAGTATGCGCATCAGGAGAACTCGGTCCCGGGAAAAATTTACTTTAGCGTCTGAAACGGAGGAAAAGGATTGCTCTCGGACTAAAAGTACAGCTGAGGAAACAACACTGGAGACAACCCGACCTTTCTCTTATCTCACAGGAAGAACGCTTCCAACTTCTAGTGAGCAGATTGAGGATGGGGGCATACAGTTCATTGAGTACCACAGCAGGGGGAAGGTCAAGGTAATGGAGGTACCCCTCTGTCCAACAAAACTGTCTACCAAACCTGTTCAGGAAGAACCAAGCATATGGCAACTTATAACAAACCGTTTCAGGAGGAAAGAGCAGCCACTCATTGGCTCTGAATCCGAGCAGCCCCAGAGCAACAACACCAGCCAGTCTCCCCTAGCCAGGAATAATAAGTCACTGCCAGTCGCTATAGAGACTCACCCAGGCATTGACTCCCACAAAGGTCAAG attcTTTTGTCAACAGCCAGGAATGGACATTGAGTCGGTCAGTGCCAGAGCTGAAAGTG GGCATTGTGGGAAATCTCTCCAGTGGGAAGTCTGCCTTGGTCCACCGGTACTTGACAGGCACATATGTGCAGGAGGAGTCTCCTGAAG GTGGACGGTTCAAGAAAGAAATAGTGGTGGATGGACAGAGCTACCTACTTCTGATCAGAGATGAGGGAGGGCCTCCAGAATGGCAG TTCGCTGCCTGGGTGGACGCGGTGGTTTTCGTCTTCAGCCTGGAGGATGAGATCAGCTTCCAGACGGTCTACAATTACTTCGTGCGCCTATCCAACTACAGGAACACAGCTGAGGTCCCCATGGTCCTCGTTGGAACACAAG ATGCAATCAGCGCCGCAAACCCCAGAGTGATAGACGACTCACGGGCCAGAAAGCTGTCAAACGACCTGAAGCGGTGCACATATTATGAGACCTGCTCCACCTATGGCCTGAATGTGGAGAGAGTCTTCCAGGACG ttgcCCAGAAGGTTGTGGCCATGAGGAAAAAGCAGCAGCTCTCAATTGGTCCATGCAAATCTCTCCCTAACTCTCCCAGCCACTCCTCAGTCCCCGCTGCATCTATACCCTCCGTTCATATTAACCAG GCGGCAAATGGTGGGGGTGCGTTCAGCGACTACTCCTCCTCTGTTCCCTCCACCCCCAGCATAAGTCAGAGGGAGATGCGCATTGAGACCATCGCTGCCTCGAACACGCCCACGCCCATCCGCAAACAGTCAAAGCGCCGCTCCAACATTTTCACA GTAGTGACTAACCATGTCCACCAGAGAAATGAGCCTCTCCCCGTCCGCGTCATGGAGATGCCGAAGCACGCCACCTACCCGGTTTGGGTGCCGGAGTGGCAAGCCGAGCGGGAGTTTCAGCTCATGACCTTCTGA
- the agap3 gene encoding uncharacterized protein agap3 isoform X6 — MLFLSSGTVDATPRSTAVCEQQQGNTVYHISVILNETLGHGPVSGPGIGRVAHTLVENCQPQEKMISVVPLEKSPRLRKAQRALNRWPSLSSTGRAARQRQEVVLEENEEEVEEVEGKMKTDRFLNHLSKNPGNSSQQDTDVAEIVPQTNIQEQHTQSSTFLSLNAYTKGNFSREDGTVAGHSSLPRAVLRKPRPERAPRGRKTVSMYGDSIKQQKDSQPEQERRLRRPRSVCMLAGPGSVLSDTHTQHPFNRDGVSENQQLRSRRAELRAVDGLNAVVAQRPLVPAEVIPRIRKRNTTPRPVSMTVLELRKRGSDDEIDSQKSCTHTGYDGGGFLKGGFRWRLFGKSPQDKSKDCEQDAKSTPKSSKSDSPRTTLSSLRRSLSMRIRRTRSREKFTLASETEEKDCSRTKSTAEETTLETTRPFSYLTGRTLPTSSEQIEDGGIQFIEYHSRGKVKVMEVPLCPTKLSTKPVQEEPSIWQLITNRFRRKEQPLIGSESEQPQSNNTSQSPLARNNKSLPVAIETHPGIDSHKGQDSFVNSQEWTLSRSVPELKVGIVGNLSSGKSALVHRYLTGTYVQEESPEGGRFKKEIVVDGQSYLLLIRDEGGPPEWQFAAWVDAVVFVFSLEDEISFQTVYNYFVRLSNYRNTAEVPMVLVGTQDAISAANPRVIDDSRARKLSNDLKRCTYYETCSTYGLNVERVFQDVAQKVVAMRKKQQLSIGPCKSLPNSPSHSSVPAASIPSVHINQAANGGGAFSDYSSSVPSTPSISQREMRIETIAASNTPTPIRKQSKRRSNIFT, encoded by the exons ATGCTATTCCTTAGCAGTGGGACCGTGGATGCGACCCCAAGAAGCACAGCTGTTTGTGAACAGCAGCAGGGAAACACTGTTTACCACATCTCTGTAATCTTGAATGAAACACTTGGACATGGACCGGTGTCAGGGCCGGGAATCGGACGGGTCGCCCACACCCTTGTGGAGAATTGCCAGCCGCAAGAGAAGATGATTAGTGTTGTGCCACTGGAGAAGAGCCCCAGGCTGCGCAAGGCACAGCGGGCGCTCAACAGGTGGCCCTCCCTGAGCAGCACAGGTAGAGCTGCGAGGCAAAGACAGGAGGTGGTTCTagaggagaatgaggaggaggtggaggaggtggagggaaaaatgaagacagacaggTTTTTGAATCACCTCTCTAAGAACCCAGGTAACTCCTCACAGCAAGACACAGACGTGGCAGAGATAGTCCCTCAGACAAACATCCAGGAGCAACACACTCAAAGCTCGACGTTTCTTTCTCTCAATGCCTATACTAAAGGCAATTTCTCCAGGGAGGATGGCACTGTTGCAGGACATAGTTCTCTGCCCCGGGCCGTGTTGCGAAAGCCACGTCCCGAACGAGCCCCGCGGGGTAGGAAGACGGTGAGCATGTATGGAGACTCAATCAAGCAGCAAAAAGATTCTCAGCCTGAACAAGAAAGACGGCTGCGGAGGCCCAGGAGTGTTTGCATGCTGGCAGGCCCAGGCTCAGTCCTGTCAGATACCCACACCCAGCACCCCTTCAATAGGGATGGCGTTTCAGAAAACCAGCAGTTGCGGAGCAGGAGGGCTGAGTTGAGGGCTGTGGATGGCCTCAATGCTGTTGTGGCTCAGCGGCCTTTGGTGCCTGCAGAGGTGATCCCAAGGATTCGTAAGAGGAACACAACACCCAGGCCTGTCAGTATGACAGTGCTGGAGCTTAGAAAGAGGGGCTCTGACGATGAAATAGACAGCCAGAAGAGCTGCACACATACTGGCTATGATGGAGGAGGCTTTCTCAAAGGGGGCTTCCGATGGAGGCTTTTTGGAAAATCACCTCAAGATAAGAGCAAGGACTGCGAACAAGACGCTAAATCTACCCCTAAATCAAGCAAATCTGATTCTCCAAGAACTACACTGAGTTCGTTAAGACGGAGCCTCAGTATGCGCATCAGGAGAACTCGGTCCCGGGAAAAATTTACTTTAGCGTCTGAAACGGAGGAAAAGGATTGCTCTCGGACTAAAAGTACAGCTGAGGAAACAACACTGGAGACAACCCGACCTTTCTCTTATCTCACAGGAAGAACGCTTCCAACTTCTAGTGAGCAGATTGAGGATGGGGGCATACAGTTCATTGAGTACCACAGCAGGGGGAAGGTCAAGGTAATGGAGGTACCCCTCTGTCCAACAAAACTGTCTACCAAACCTGTTCAGGAAGAACCAAGCATATGGCAACTTATAACAAACCGTTTCAGGAGGAAAGAGCAGCCACTCATTGGCTCTGAATCCGAGCAGCCCCAGAGCAACAACACCAGCCAGTCTCCCCTAGCCAGGAATAATAAGTCACTGCCAGTCGCTATAGAGACTCACCCAGGCATTGACTCCCACAAAGGTCAAG attcTTTTGTCAACAGCCAGGAATGGACATTGAGTCGGTCAGTGCCAGAGCTGAAAGTG GGCATTGTGGGAAATCTCTCCAGTGGGAAGTCTGCCTTGGTCCACCGGTACTTGACAGGCACATATGTGCAGGAGGAGTCTCCTGAAG GTGGACGGTTCAAGAAAGAAATAGTGGTGGATGGACAGAGCTACCTACTTCTGATCAGAGATGAGGGAGGGCCTCCAGAATGGCAG TTCGCTGCCTGGGTGGACGCGGTGGTTTTCGTCTTCAGCCTGGAGGATGAGATCAGCTTCCAGACGGTCTACAATTACTTCGTGCGCCTATCCAACTACAGGAACACAGCTGAGGTCCCCATGGTCCTCGTTGGAACACAAG ATGCAATCAGCGCCGCAAACCCCAGAGTGATAGACGACTCACGGGCCAGAAAGCTGTCAAACGACCTGAAGCGGTGCACATATTATGAGACCTGCTCCACCTATGGCCTGAATGTGGAGAGAGTCTTCCAGGACG ttgcCCAGAAGGTTGTGGCCATGAGGAAAAAGCAGCAGCTCTCAATTGGTCCATGCAAATCTCTCCCTAACTCTCCCAGCCACTCCTCAGTCCCCGCTGCATCTATACCCTCCGTTCATATTAACCAG GCGGCAAATGGTGGGGGTGCGTTCAGCGACTACTCCTCCTCTGTTCCCTCCACCCCCAGCATAAGTCAGAGGGAGATGCGCATTGAGACCATCGCTGCCTCGAACACGCCCACGCCCATCCGCAAACAGTCAAAGCGCCGCTCCAACATTTTCACA TGA